The nucleotide window GGGatatttgtcattttcatttGATATATATGTAGAAGACGAAAAGTGATCAGATTGGGCTTGGTGGATGGGTATGAAACCAGCCCAAGTTCCCGAGTCTCAAAGTATCACTCAAAGTGATCGTGCAAGCTATCCGATCGAATACCATACTGGGCCATGGGCCCTTAATTACAACGATGAACGTTGCGTACACAATATGGATGATGCAATGATAGCTTTAGTGACACCCcagttttttctaaagacaccccaatctaagttgatcaccccttgtaaaaatcagttgacggtgtgtctttagaaaaaatcggggtgtgactaaagctacccatGATGCAAAGCCTTATGGGCCTCTATAAAGCAGAAGTCACTTAAGCCCGAAAGAAGCCCAATAAATATGCCTTCGGTGATTGTTCTCAACGAACACACGCCAAAAATTGTCTAGCAATTTAGCAGTGGCGGATGAATTTAGCGAAACTAAccaaccaccaaagctaaaccaCTGCATGCGTGCCAAGCGATTATAACTGTGAAAAACCTTCTCCTTACTATTTATGGCTTCCATTTGTAACTAAAAACTCCCCTCACCCCAAAACCCACTTCAACTAACCCAACAAAGCTACTGCTAACTACACAATGCATTTCTATATAATGCACATCTTTTTTCATCAACATCACAACAACAAATTgatcagaaaacaaaaaacattataacaacaaaagaaagattctAAGCATGGCTTTGGAAAAGATCTTTTGGCAACTTACCTTAACTCTTTCCGTTCTCATCCTCTTCACCCCAAATGCTAGTCTAGCCCAAAAGGGCACAATGAATGTAATCGATAAATGCTGGAGATCGAACCCTCAATGGCGAAGATACCGCCATCAGCTCGCCACCTGTTCCGTCGGCTTTGTAGGCAAGATGACCTACAATATTGGAAAAGGTGTCGTACAATACGAAGTCACGGATTCAAGCGATGATCATTTGAAACCCAAACCAGGGACACTGAGATATGGTGCCACATTGATTCCAGGGAAAGTGTGGATCACTTTCAAGAGGGACATGAACATCAAATTCTCAAAACCCCTGCTGATCAGCAGTTTCACCACCATTGATGGCCGCGGCGTCAACGTTCATATATCAGGTGGTGCATGCCTGATAGTGTACAAGGTATTTGCTTCTTATCACTAATCACTatcaattctatgtatatacacaaataGACATTTTGCTGATTGGTA belongs to Tripterygium wilfordii isolate XIE 37 chromosome 2, ASM1340144v1, whole genome shotgun sequence and includes:
- the LOC119981589 gene encoding probable pectate lyase 5 translates to MALEKIFWQLTLTLSVLILFTPNASLAQKGTMNVIDKCWRSNPQWRRYRHQLATCSVGFVGKMTYNIGKGVVQYEVTDSSDDHLKPKPGTLRYGATLIPGKVWITFKRDMNIKFSKPLLISSFTTIDGRGVNVHISGGACLIVYKVFASYH